One Rossellomorea aquimaris DNA window includes the following coding sequences:
- a CDS encoding DUF421 domain-containing protein: MEEYFLIIIRTLFLYFLIIFIFRIMGKREIGELSILDLVVFIMIAEMAVMAIEQPKDPIIHTLLPMGVIVMIQIVFAWFSLRSKPFRELLDGKPSVIIHNGKIDDKVMKKQRYNYDDLLLQLREKDIFNLADVEFAILEPSGKLSVLKKNDEEEASQSLTLPLILDGEVQTTHLDMIGKTAFWLRKELRDRGFKNIQEISFCSFQNGQFYIDEKNQ, from the coding sequence GTGGAGGAATATTTCCTAATTATTATACGCACTCTTTTTCTTTACTTTTTGATCATCTTTATTTTTCGAATCATGGGAAAAAGAGAGATCGGTGAACTAAGCATACTCGATTTAGTGGTCTTCATCATGATTGCCGAGATGGCTGTCATGGCCATTGAACAACCTAAGGACCCCATCATCCACACGTTGCTCCCAATGGGGGTCATTGTGATGATACAAATCGTATTTGCATGGTTTTCCCTGCGATCCAAACCGTTTCGTGAACTGTTGGACGGTAAACCATCCGTTATCATCCATAACGGAAAAATCGATGATAAGGTGATGAAAAAACAGAGGTATAACTATGATGATTTACTCCTGCAATTAAGAGAAAAAGATATCTTCAATCTGGCAGATGTGGAATTTGCAATCTTGGAACCTTCAGGGAAATTGTCTGTATTAAAGAAAAATGATGAGGAGGAAGCTTCTCAGTCCTTGACTTTGCCGTTGATATTAGATGGAGAGGTCCAAACCACTCATCTGGATATGATCGGGAAAACGGCTTTCTGGTTACGAAAGGAATTGAGGGATAGAGGCTTTAAGAATATACAAGAGATTTCATTCTGCAGCTTTCAGAATGGGCAATTCTATATTGACGAAAAAAATCAGTAG
- a CDS encoding post-transcriptional regulator, producing the protein MKNNQHPYERFYESLEPALISKVEEFEILGYGKADVSRLWSYLTKKKWKKPETDVKFFQLVSDVLTVKPGEYMSFETIEAYRSPNWFADVNEDELNELLRPNKHGK; encoded by the coding sequence ATGAAGAATAATCAGCATCCTTATGAACGTTTCTATGAATCGTTAGAACCGGCACTAATTAGCAAAGTAGAAGAATTTGAAATTCTTGGCTACGGAAAAGCAGATGTTAGCCGACTTTGGTCCTATTTAACGAAGAAGAAATGGAAGAAACCCGAAACGGATGTGAAATTCTTTCAGTTAGTGAGTGATGTGTTAACGGTTAAACCCGGGGAGTATATGAGCTTTGAAACGATTGAAGCCTACAGGTCTCCCAATTGGTTCGCAGATGTGAATGAAGATGAGTTGAACGAACTTCTTCGTCCCAATAAGCACGGAAAATAG
- a CDS encoding intercompartmental signaling factor BofC — MTIKVRIVFMVMLLIGAFYFTFFYTEEKQAADGGGLNETPAEVASAHTITVILERVYLDGEVSEEIVQETIWSMEDFWAAYEDWQLMDMTEEQIVFQKQMDDISPLLKTNGYFGISDNGVLSIFNGKPGQAEIIQSFFQIDVEKLESKRHDDLVKGIPIKSKQEYEEVLEQFKAYSVPK; from the coding sequence ATGACGATTAAGGTTCGAATCGTGTTTATGGTGATGTTGTTAATAGGTGCTTTTTACTTCACATTCTTTTATACAGAAGAGAAGCAGGCTGCCGATGGAGGCGGGCTGAATGAAACACCGGCAGAGGTTGCGTCCGCCCACACCATCACGGTGATACTGGAAAGAGTATATCTGGATGGTGAGGTCAGTGAGGAAATCGTACAGGAAACGATTTGGAGCATGGAAGACTTCTGGGCTGCGTACGAGGATTGGCAGCTGATGGATATGACGGAAGAACAGATCGTGTTTCAAAAACAGATGGATGATATTTCCCCTCTCCTGAAGACAAATGGATATTTCGGTATATCCGATAATGGTGTATTATCCATTTTTAATGGAAAACCGGGACAGGCAGAGATTATTCAATCCTTCTTCCAGATTGATGTAGAGAAGCTTGAAAGTAAACGGCATGATGATTTAGTCAAGGGCATCCCCATTAAGTCCAAGCAGGAATATGAAGAGGTACTCGAACAATTTAAAGCATACTCCGTCCCTAAATAA
- the spoVB gene encoding stage V sporulation protein B — protein MSKFLKGTMILMMAAFITRILGFVNRIVVARFIGEEGVGLFMMAFPTLILVITITQLGLPVAISKNVAEAESRGDIRKVKKILVVSLSITLGLSIIFTPALILLAPYLTEALFTDDRIYYPLVAIAPIIPIVAISSVIRGYFQGRQNMKPSAYSQVIEQVVRITLIAVLTKTFLPYGIEYAAAAAMVASVLGELASLLYLFASFKIKKKFKIRRNFFTSIRNGRETFNELMSVALPTTGSRMIGSIAWFFEPIVVVNSLAIAGVAAGMATKQYGSLTGYALPLLFLPSFITLSLSQSLVPAISEANSQKNFTLIEHRLQQALRFCLITGGISVVILYVYAKPLMQVMYGSESGAGFLMIMAPFFIFYYYQGPLQAVLQALNLARAAMINSLIGAVVKTGVIFILASQPAFGINGAALGIVTGFMLVTMLHFMTILKYIPMTIYLRDYLKTGFVLIATGLWAHYSYLHVFSGDGLVFRLLFGVISSTIVYLILSIGLKLIVKNDLARIPFIRRFITV, from the coding sequence ATGTCAAAATTTCTTAAGGGCACTATGATCTTAATGATGGCAGCCTTTATTACTAGAATATTAGGGTTTGTAAACCGGATTGTCGTCGCAAGATTCATCGGTGAAGAAGGCGTCGGTCTTTTTATGATGGCTTTTCCGACCTTGATCCTTGTCATCACCATCACTCAACTGGGCCTTCCCGTAGCGATCTCAAAAAATGTGGCTGAAGCTGAATCCAGGGGAGATATCCGGAAGGTCAAAAAAATATTGGTGGTTTCCTTATCGATCACACTCGGTCTTTCCATCATTTTCACCCCGGCTCTCATTCTGCTTGCCCCGTACTTGACCGAAGCTTTATTTACTGATGATCGAATCTATTATCCTTTGGTTGCCATCGCTCCGATCATTCCGATTGTAGCGATTTCCTCTGTCATCAGAGGCTATTTCCAGGGAAGACAGAACATGAAGCCTTCTGCTTATTCCCAGGTCATTGAGCAAGTCGTCCGGATTACGTTGATTGCCGTATTAACAAAAACCTTCCTTCCATATGGTATTGAATATGCAGCCGCTGCTGCCATGGTGGCATCTGTATTAGGAGAACTCGCTTCTCTTCTCTACCTGTTTGCCAGCTTTAAAATCAAGAAAAAGTTCAAAATCAGACGAAATTTCTTCACCTCGATCCGAAATGGACGGGAGACGTTTAATGAATTGATGAGTGTGGCCCTGCCTACAACCGGGAGTAGAATGATTGGCTCGATTGCCTGGTTTTTCGAACCGATAGTCGTTGTCAACAGCTTAGCCATTGCTGGAGTGGCGGCCGGTATGGCAACGAAGCAGTATGGATCCCTCACTGGTTATGCCCTGCCGCTCTTGTTCCTTCCATCATTCATTACACTCTCATTATCTCAATCTCTAGTACCAGCCATAAGCGAAGCCAACTCTCAAAAAAACTTCACATTAATTGAGCACAGGCTACAACAGGCACTGAGATTCTGCTTGATTACGGGAGGCATATCCGTCGTCATCCTTTACGTCTATGCCAAGCCCCTCATGCAGGTGATGTACGGAAGCGAAAGTGGTGCAGGTTTCTTAATGATTATGGCCCCTTTCTTTATATTTTATTACTATCAAGGGCCCCTGCAAGCTGTTCTCCAGGCTCTGAACCTGGCAAGAGCCGCAATGATCAACAGCTTGATAGGTGCCGTGGTAAAAACCGGGGTCATCTTCATTCTTGCCTCTCAACCCGCTTTTGGCATCAATGGGGCCGCTCTCGGGATTGTAACCGGATTCATGCTCGTCACCATGCTTCATTTCATGACCATCCTTAAATATATCCCGATGACGATTTACTTAAGGGATTACTTAAAGACCGGCTTCGTCCTGATTGCGACAGGATTATGGGCACATTATTCGTATCTACACGTATTCAGCGGTGACGGCCTCGTATTCCGCTTATTGTTTGGAGTAATATCTTCAACGATTGTATACCTTATCCTCTCCATCGGCCTTAAGCTTATCGTGAAAAACGACCTTGCGCGCATTCCATTCATCCGCCGATTTATTACGGTATAA
- a CDS encoding DUF2905 domain-containing protein has product MTGLPKLLMIIGGIILIIGFLMQFIKIGKLPGDIIIKKENTTFYFPLMTSILLSVILSVVFYLIGRFK; this is encoded by the coding sequence TTGACGGGATTGCCTAAGCTACTAATGATTATAGGTGGAATCATTCTTATTATCGGATTCCTGATGCAATTTATCAAAATAGGTAAGCTTCCTGGAGACATTATTATTAAAAAAGAAAACACAACATTTTATTTTCCACTTATGACTTCTATTCTGTTAAGTGTTATACTTTCCGTTGTCTTTTATTTAATTGGGCGATTTAAATAG
- a CDS encoding ArsB/NhaD family transporter: protein MSPIIVLIVFVSVYILLMTEKWNRVLAAMAGGVAMLLIGAFPIEKALFTYIDWKTITLLFSMMLIVTLTSKTGFFEYIAIRFAQWVNGNGLALLTLFSLLAAVGSAFLANVTIAMLLVPILFKLTKLLELPPIPFLIMTILACNIGGTATLIGDPPNMMIGQAVKHFTFNAFIENLLPVVLMVYIVTLLIMCVLYKEVLFVKEDRKLLLKGIKAEKYLKKDRGLIQSLFVLGLVLVGFSLYPMFHLDVTTVSLAGAVLLMLLLEKIYPPESILKEVEWGTLFFFMGLFLLVGGIEEAGFIDEIAREILRLTDGDMKKTAFVILWGTGILSAIVDNIPFVAAMIPVIQEFGEFGMVNMDPLWWSLALGACLGGNGTLLGSSSNLVIAGLASKEDVHIKFYQYLLIGVPVTLISLAVSTIYVYFKYIQPFLGG from the coding sequence ATGTCTCCGATAATCGTGTTGATCGTGTTTGTTTCTGTATACATCCTGCTGATGACTGAGAAATGGAACCGGGTACTCGCTGCAATGGCAGGCGGTGTTGCCATGCTTTTAATTGGGGCTTTTCCAATTGAAAAGGCGTTGTTTACGTATATAGATTGGAAAACCATCACTCTGCTGTTTTCCATGATGTTAATTGTGACGTTGACGAGTAAAACGGGGTTCTTTGAGTATATCGCCATCCGGTTTGCACAATGGGTGAACGGGAATGGACTGGCTCTTCTTACCCTATTTTCCTTATTGGCTGCGGTTGGCTCTGCATTTTTGGCTAACGTAACCATTGCCATGTTATTAGTACCAATCCTTTTTAAACTGACGAAGCTACTTGAACTTCCTCCCATTCCTTTTCTCATCATGACGATCCTCGCTTGTAATATTGGTGGAACGGCGACTTTGATTGGCGACCCGCCAAATATGATGATCGGTCAGGCGGTTAAGCACTTTACGTTTAATGCATTTATTGAAAATTTATTACCCGTCGTATTGATGGTTTATATAGTTACGTTACTCATCATGTGTGTCCTATATAAAGAAGTCCTCTTTGTTAAGGAAGACAGGAAATTACTCCTTAAAGGAATTAAGGCAGAGAAGTATTTAAAGAAAGACAGGGGGCTCATTCAGTCCCTGTTTGTGCTTGGCCTGGTGTTGGTCGGCTTTTCTTTATATCCGATGTTTCATCTCGATGTAACGACCGTCTCCCTTGCCGGGGCTGTTCTGTTAATGCTGCTTCTTGAAAAAATTTATCCACCTGAATCGATATTAAAAGAGGTGGAGTGGGGGACGCTGTTTTTCTTTATGGGCTTGTTCCTTCTTGTGGGAGGGATCGAAGAAGCAGGCTTCATCGATGAAATCGCCCGTGAAATTTTGCGGCTGACAGATGGAGATATGAAGAAAACGGCATTCGTCATTTTGTGGGGAACCGGTATATTGTCTGCCATTGTAGATAACATACCATTTGTAGCTGCTATGATTCCGGTCATCCAGGAATTTGGTGAATTCGGTATGGTCAATATGGATCCATTATGGTGGTCGTTGGCTCTGGGTGCTTGTTTAGGCGGGAACGGTACATTGCTTGGTTCTTCATCAAATCTTGTGATTGCAGGACTGGCATCAAAAGAAGATGTACATATCAAGTTTTATCAATATTTACTTATTGGTGTACCCGTGACGTTGATCTCCCTTGCTGTTTCAACGATTTATGTCTATTTCAAATATATTCAACCATTTTTAGGTGGATAA
- the queA gene encoding tRNA preQ1(34) S-adenosylmethionine ribosyltransferase-isomerase QueA: protein MKVEDFDFHLPEELIAQTPLENRSESKLMVLDKKDGSIDHLHFKNIVDFLHEGDCLVLNDTRVLPARLFGQKEDTGANIEVLLLKQEDGDQWETLVKPAKRIRVGTEIVFGDGKLKATCVGLKEHGGRILEFHYEGIFYEVLDELGEMPLPPYIRERLEEQDRYQTVFARERGSAAAPTAGLHFTEELLEELKAKGIHIAFITLHVGLGTFRPVSVDTIEEHDMHAEFYQVSEGTARLLNDVKEKGGRIVTVGTTSTRTLETIASKHGTFVEENGWTNIFIYPGYEFKGIDGLITNFHLPKSTLIMLVSAFAGQENVMHAYETAVKEQYRFFSFGDAMFIK, encoded by the coding sequence GTGAAAGTAGAAGATTTTGATTTTCATTTACCGGAAGAACTGATTGCCCAGACTCCTCTGGAGAATCGTTCCGAGAGTAAACTGATGGTGTTGGATAAAAAGGATGGATCCATAGATCATCTCCATTTTAAAAATATCGTGGATTTCCTTCACGAAGGGGATTGCCTCGTTTTAAATGACACAAGAGTACTACCGGCACGTCTTTTTGGACAAAAAGAAGATACGGGTGCCAATATTGAAGTGCTTCTTTTGAAACAAGAGGATGGAGACCAGTGGGAGACGCTTGTAAAGCCTGCGAAACGAATTCGCGTAGGTACGGAGATCGTCTTTGGTGATGGAAAGTTAAAAGCAACCTGTGTCGGTTTAAAAGAGCATGGGGGAAGGATTCTTGAATTCCATTACGAAGGGATCTTCTACGAGGTTCTTGATGAACTGGGAGAAATGCCCCTGCCTCCATATATTCGCGAGCGGTTGGAAGAACAGGACCGCTACCAAACCGTATTTGCAAGGGAAAGAGGATCAGCGGCAGCTCCGACGGCCGGTCTTCACTTTACGGAAGAACTGTTGGAAGAACTGAAAGCAAAGGGTATACATATTGCGTTTATTACCCTTCATGTGGGGCTGGGTACGTTCAGACCGGTTTCCGTCGATACGATCGAGGAACATGATATGCATGCTGAGTTCTATCAGGTATCTGAAGGAACTGCCCGTCTTTTGAACGATGTTAAAGAAAAGGGAGGGCGTATCGTAACAGTCGGAACGACGTCGACACGAACCCTCGAAACCATTGCTTCAAAACACGGAACCTTTGTAGAAGAAAATGGCTGGACCAATATTTTCATTTATCCCGGATATGAGTTTAAAGGAATCGACGGATTGATTACCAATTTCCATCTTCCGAAATCAACCCTGATCATGCTCGTCAGTGCCTTTGCGGGACAGGAAAACGTGATGCATGCCTATGAAACGGCCGTAAAAGAACAATACCGCTTCTTCAGTTTTGGAGACGCGATGTTTATTAAGTAA
- the ruvA gene encoding Holliday junction branch migration protein RuvA, translating to MYEYIKGTVTQVGPEYVVVENNGIGYQLYTANPFVYSKYQNQEIQIFTYQHVREDLIALYGFLAMEEKLLFMKLLNVSGIGPKGALAILASGAPQQVITAIEEENESFLTKFPGVGKKTARQMILDLKGKLQDVVPDYFPSLFSNPEGSEVSSGKDEAFDEAILALKALGYSEREIKKITPKLKGEGHTSDEIIRKALQLLLK from the coding sequence ATGTATGAATATATAAAAGGGACAGTGACTCAAGTGGGTCCCGAGTACGTAGTGGTGGAGAATAATGGGATTGGGTATCAGTTGTATACGGCTAATCCGTTTGTTTATTCTAAATATCAAAATCAAGAGATTCAGATTTTTACATATCAGCATGTGCGTGAAGATCTTATTGCACTTTATGGATTTCTGGCAATGGAAGAAAAGTTGCTATTTATGAAACTACTAAATGTTTCAGGAATTGGTCCAAAAGGAGCTTTAGCGATTCTGGCTTCTGGTGCACCACAGCAGGTAATCACCGCCATTGAAGAAGAGAATGAGAGTTTCCTGACGAAGTTTCCCGGTGTGGGTAAGAAGACTGCACGTCAGATGATCCTGGACTTAAAAGGGAAGCTTCAGGATGTTGTGCCTGATTATTTTCCAAGTTTATTCTCAAATCCAGAGGGGTCTGAAGTGTCCTCAGGTAAGGATGAGGCATTTGATGAAGCGATTCTTGCTCTTAAAGCCCTGGGCTATTCAGAACGTGAAATCAAGAAAATCACTCCAAAGTTAAAAGGAGAAGGGCATACATCAGACGAAATCATCAGGAAAGCTCTTCAGCTCCTATTGAAATAA
- the yajC gene encoding preprotein translocase subunit YajC has product MGGSLGTILPLILMFVLFYFLLIRPQQKRQKAISKMQNELAKGDRIITIGGLHGAIDAIEEGKVVILCGDGSRLTYDRNAIREVVRADQV; this is encoded by the coding sequence ATGGGAGGAAGTTTAGGAACAATTTTACCTTTAATATTAATGTTCGTTCTGTTTTACTTTTTACTGATCCGTCCTCAGCAAAAGCGTCAAAAAGCTATTTCAAAAATGCAAAATGAGCTTGCTAAGGGTGATAGAATCATTACGATCGGTGGATTGCACGGTGCGATCGATGCTATCGAAGAAGGAAAAGTAGTCATTTTATGTGGTGACGGCAGTCGTCTTACATATGATCGTAATGCGATCAGAGAAGTAGTGAGAGCAGATCAAGTATAA
- a CDS encoding TIGR04086 family membrane protein, whose translation MGGAVLYGTTTIFVIAIVASLLFSLLLRFTELTESSITLFVTIISFLSLFVGGFMSGGKGKTKGWVLGGSTGLIYTLVIFLFQYLGYDSLFSMEQLIYHGCYILTAMMGGILGVNMSGGKREN comes from the coding sequence ATGGGAGGTGCCGTTCTATACGGGACAACAACCATATTTGTCATAGCGATTGTCGCAAGCTTATTATTCTCTTTGCTGCTTCGGTTTACGGAACTGACTGAAAGCTCCATCACATTATTTGTCACCATCATATCGTTTCTGTCTTTATTTGTTGGCGGATTTATGTCCGGTGGGAAAGGAAAGACAAAAGGATGGGTTCTTGGGGGATCGACAGGGCTTATTTACACCCTGGTCATCTTCTTATTTCAATACCTGGGGTATGATAGTCTGTTTTCAATGGAGCAGCTGATCTATCACGGTTGCTACATCCTCACAGCCATGATGGGGGGAATCCTCGGGGTGAATATGAGTGGTGGAAAAAGAGAGAATTAG
- the tgt gene encoding tRNA guanosine(34) transglycosylase Tgt, translating to MTAIRYELIKTCKQTGARLGRVHTPHGSFETPAFMPVGTMATVKTMSPEDLKSMDSGIILSNTYHLWLRPGHEIIREAGGLHKFMNWDRAILTDSGGFQVFSLSKLRQIEEEGVHFRHHLNGDKLFLSPEKAMEIQNALGSDIMMAFDECPPYPAEYEYMKSSVERTSRWAERCLEAHERPQDQGLFGIVQGGEYEELRKQSARDLVSMDFPGYAVGGLSVGEPKDVMNRVLDFTTPHLPSDKPRYLMGVGSPDSLIDGSMRGIDMFDCVLPTRIARNGTLMTSEGRLVVKNAKFARDFRPIDENCDCYTCKNYSRAYIRHLIKCDETFGIRLTTYHNLHFLLKLMEQVRQAIREDRLGDFREEFFEQYGFNRPDAKNF from the coding sequence TTGACTGCAATTAGATATGAATTAATCAAAACATGTAAACAAACGGGAGCGAGACTGGGGCGTGTCCATACACCACACGGTTCATTCGAAACGCCTGCCTTCATGCCCGTAGGAACCATGGCCACAGTAAAGACCATGTCTCCAGAGGACTTAAAATCAATGGATTCCGGCATCATCTTAAGTAATACCTATCATCTATGGTTACGACCTGGACATGAAATCATAAGAGAAGCGGGCGGCCTTCATAAATTTATGAACTGGGACCGTGCCATCCTTACCGATTCAGGAGGCTTCCAGGTGTTCAGTTTGAGTAAGCTTCGCCAGATTGAAGAAGAAGGAGTCCATTTCCGTCATCACCTGAACGGAGACAAACTCTTCCTCAGTCCGGAGAAAGCAATGGAGATCCAGAACGCATTGGGCTCGGATATCATGATGGCTTTCGATGAATGTCCACCGTATCCTGCTGAATATGAGTATATGAAGAGTTCCGTAGAGCGTACATCGCGCTGGGCAGAACGCTGTCTGGAAGCTCACGAGCGACCACAGGATCAAGGGTTATTCGGGATCGTCCAAGGCGGGGAGTACGAAGAGCTTCGTAAGCAAAGTGCCCGTGACCTTGTATCCATGGATTTCCCCGGCTATGCTGTGGGAGGGCTTTCTGTCGGGGAGCCGAAGGACGTCATGAACCGGGTACTGGATTTCACGACGCCTCACCTGCCATCTGATAAACCTCGTTACCTGATGGGGGTTGGATCTCCGGATTCACTGATCGATGGTTCGATGCGCGGAATTGACATGTTTGACTGTGTCCTTCCAACCCGTATCGCCCGTAACGGGACTCTTATGACAAGCGAAGGCCGCCTGGTTGTGAAAAACGCTAAATTCGCAAGGGATTTCAGACCGATTGATGAGAATTGCGATTGCTATACATGTAAAAATTACAGCCGTGCGTATATCCGTCATTTAATTAAATGTGACGAAACGTTCGGAATTCGCCTTACGACTTATCATAACCTTCATTTTCTGTTAAAATTAATGGAGCAAGTCAGACAAGCGATTCGTGAAGATCGTCTAGGAGACTTTAGAGAAGAATTTTTCGAGCAATACGGATTCAACCGGCCTGATGCGAAAAACTTCTAA
- a CDS encoding YhcN/YlaJ family sporulation lipoprotein: MNKRLFMVPLTAVMTLGLAACNSGEEEAQDRYTDSYEPLGFYSNEGHGGDKEDERDGPLTEMYDHSVGKEGQDIRHKKRDFLQVKDENGNPQNPSRPLADYDENFMAQDGRASHGDANYHGHLDDNTRNAKRSYYTAYEGDLAEKIGDVTGKVENVSDVRAVAYGSDVLIAVELDDHSKIEETKTRVKKAVQPYLHGRTVSVVTDEGTFSRVRNIDNDLRDGGPREGINFDMHDMFKSVKHRINE, translated from the coding sequence TTGAATAAACGATTATTCATGGTACCATTAACAGCCGTCATGACATTGGGCCTTGCTGCATGTAATAGTGGAGAAGAAGAAGCCCAAGATCGATATACAGACTCCTATGAGCCCCTCGGCTTCTATTCAAACGAAGGCCACGGGGGAGATAAGGAAGATGAGAGGGACGGACCTCTAACGGAAATGTATGATCACTCTGTTGGGAAAGAAGGGCAGGATATCCGCCATAAGAAACGTGATTTCCTTCAAGTGAAGGATGAAAATGGAAATCCTCAAAATCCTTCAAGACCACTCGCTGACTATGACGAGAATTTCATGGCCCAAGACGGCCGTGCGAGCCATGGTGATGCGAATTATCACGGTCATCTTGATGACAATACGCGAAATGCGAAGAGATCTTATTATACAGCTTATGAAGGTGACCTCGCTGAGAAAATTGGCGATGTCACAGGAAAAGTTGAAAATGTCAGTGACGTTCGTGCGGTAGCTTATGGTTCTGATGTACTGATTGCTGTAGAGCTTGATGACCATAGCAAGATAGAAGAAACGAAAACCAGAGTAAAAAAAGCCGTACAGCCATATCTTCATGGAAGAACGGTTTCGGTCGTGACCGATGAAGGAACATTCAGTCGAGTAAGAAACATTGACAATGATTTGCGTGACGGCGGCCCAAGAGAAGGAATTAACTTTGATATGCACGATATGTTTAAGTCAGTAAAGCACCGTATCAATGAATAA
- the ruvB gene encoding Holliday junction branch migration DNA helicase RuvB produces the protein MEERIVSGESELNEDSFEYSLRPQTIKQYIGQDKVKHNLEVFIEAAKMRQETLDHVLLYGPPGLGKTTLAAVIANEMGVNLRTTSGPAIERPGDLAAVLTALEPGDVLFIDEIHRLPRAIEEVLYPAMEDFCLDIVIGNGPSARSVRLDLPPFTLVGATTRAGALSAPLRDRFGVLCRLEYYNEEQLNEIVQRTAAILNTKIEATASEELAKRSRGTPRIANRLLRRVRDFAQVKGNGEITTNLSREALELLQVDKLGLDHIDHKLLKGIIERFRGGPVGLDTIAASIGEESHTIEDVYEPYLLQIGFIQRTPRGRIVTHLVYEHFQLEVPNN, from the coding sequence ATGGAAGAAAGAATCGTATCAGGCGAATCAGAGTTAAATGAAGATTCCTTTGAATATTCCTTGCGTCCACAGACAATAAAACAATATATTGGACAAGATAAAGTAAAGCATAATCTGGAGGTTTTCATTGAAGCGGCAAAGATGCGTCAGGAAACCCTGGATCATGTTCTTCTTTACGGCCCACCAGGATTGGGGAAAACAACCCTCGCTGCTGTCATTGCAAATGAAATGGGCGTAAACCTGCGCACCACATCCGGCCCTGCTATTGAGAGACCGGGAGATTTAGCAGCCGTCCTGACGGCACTGGAGCCCGGTGATGTGTTGTTCATCGATGAAATCCATCGTTTGCCACGGGCGATCGAAGAGGTTCTTTATCCGGCAATGGAAGACTTTTGTCTGGATATTGTCATAGGGAATGGTCCGAGTGCCCGGTCTGTTCGTTTAGACCTTCCACCTTTCACACTCGTGGGAGCGACGACCCGCGCCGGTGCATTATCAGCCCCTCTCCGTGACCGATTTGGAGTTTTATGCCGTTTGGAATATTATAATGAGGAACAGTTGAATGAAATTGTTCAGCGGACAGCTGCGATATTAAATACAAAGATCGAAGCGACTGCATCTGAAGAATTGGCCAAGAGGTCAAGGGGGACCCCACGTATCGCCAACCGGTTACTCCGAAGGGTGAGGGATTTTGCTCAGGTGAAGGGCAATGGGGAAATTACGACCAACCTTTCAAGGGAGGCCCTCGAGCTTCTTCAAGTTGACAAACTGGGCCTTGATCATATCGACCATAAGCTTCTTAAGGGCATCATCGAGCGCTTTAGAGGCGGGCCGGTAGGACTTGATACAATCGCAGCGAGTATCGGGGAAGAGTCCCACACGATTGAAGATGTATACGAGCCATACCTCTTGCAAATCGGGTTTATTCAACGGACTCCAAGAGGGAGGATCGTCACTCATCTTGTGTATGAACATTTCCAGTTGGAGGTGCCAAACAATTGA